The region GGCTCAACAGCCACCTGAGCCTGGGTCACCTCCCGTCCCAGAGAGGCTAATGGCACCACCAGAATATCCCTGGGCCCCCAGCAGAAGGCCCAgtcgtcccgtccccccccccgagTCCAGTTCCGCAGCTCTCTCTTTTCAAAAGGCCCATGAGGCAAAAATTGTTATCAGCAATGGCCTGTAACTCTTCTGGATCACATATTTGCCCTATTACAACCAGTGATGCCAAGAAATTCCCAGCAACTGCACAGAACAGCAGGGGAGGTCAAGAACATGCAGTTTTCACAAAAGAACACCTGCATTTATTAGCAACTGAGCTGCTTGAAATTGTGCTCCTGGCTGGCCTTATTTGGCACTCAATAGGGAGgaccattaaaaaaacaaaacaaaacaaaaaaaaccaaacaaaccaacccccaaaatCTTACAGCCTTGAAGAGCAATACTGGCTTTTGTTACAAATTTTCCTCTTGGGATAAAGAACTTTAAATTCACGGATCAAAGCTGAGCTACCAAGTCCATCTCCATCCCACAAAGCAAGGCTGGAAGATCGTTCCTGTGTAGGCTCAGCATGCAACTACAGCAATGCAGAATTTAGCAGTTTCCTCCTGGCCTAATTCTGATTTGCTGGAGGCAAAGAGAAAGCCAGTTTCTTTGATCGCATACAGGTTTGGATGGCCTCTGCTAGGAGGACTTATTTGTGCTTAACATGCACAACTACACCACAGGTATGTACATCAGAGCTCTGTATCAGACTGCAAGAGCTGAAGGGCTCATTAAGTCAGCTGGGCTACCCGTTCCCCTGAATCCTGGCCAGAAAAGGTCTGGCACTGTCACCTCACCTGGTAAGACGAGGTACCGGCTGTTCTGAGATCCCAGCATCTCCAGCAGGCGCTGCTGCACTCCTTTGATTTCCTGCCAGccagggaggaagcagaggatCCCACCTGAAACAGAGCAAGAGTTAGGAACAAGTGACCTAGAAATCCAAGTGCTTTTCCCCAGCTGGACAGAAGGGATGCCTGTTATTGCCTCAAGCCCACAGCAACCTTTACCCCAAGAAACCCAGAGAAAAGCAGGGCCTGGTCTGTGATGCCCCCTGCCAGCTGATCTCTAAGGAACCCGCCATCATATTTATTGTGAACAAATGACAGAATCAGCAGTTATAGGGAGTCACACCCAAGAGAACATTTGTCTAGACTTCCTACCTGCTACGCTGTATCTGCTTCTGTGAGCTCATCAGGGCAGGGTTTTAAAGCCAGAAAGAAACCAGGCTATCTGTAGTTTCAGAGCGAATACCTTCTGCTAGTTttgaaactcttaaaaaaaatcatctgagaACCCTGCCTTCTTCACAAAAACATCACTTCCTTATCAGAGGTGGGTCTCCCgatacagaaaaataactaaattgtGCAGCACAAGGTTGTGAGTGCTGGAGCGCAGATGAGTCTCACCCCTCACCCCAGGAACTGTATCTCAGGGCACCGAGACGCTGCAGACTCAGATACTGTCTTAGTCAAAGACTCGGAATTAGCTCATATCACACTGCTTGAGACCACTCAGTTCACCAGGAGTTCAAGGTGGCCTTGCAGAAGTCAGCCCAGCATCACGCTGTCTCTGCAAAGCGACTGAGCTCTGCAGcgttcactttttttccccccccagcaAAAGGAAAGAGCAAAGGGGTGAGGCAGAACCTACCTGGTTCTCCGTGGGCATCGATCTGGAGTACGAGGTCAGTGATCAGATCAAGATCAAGGACACATTCATCATCCGATTGCTGGATAAAACAGGACAAGACACACAGATCAGCGAGCAGCAATCTAGCAGGCAGCAGAAAGGCACACAGCCTCCCAGAGCATCTTCTGGGGAGAACAAACGCCTGTACTTGGACAGTCTGCCCAGGACTAGGAGCCAGGAACCTCAGGAGCCTGGTTTTGACTCCATCTGGCACCTGCTCTGGTCACAACCGCTGCCAGTTCCctctgctgtgcagggagaaTATACAGTCCCTTTCCCGTTCTCCAGACTTGGAGGCTGAGGTTTGTGTACTGCTACTGAACAGCACCTAACAAATAAACATGGAATTTTGGGGGACAAAACTGTGCCATGTGCACCTGGGACCTCAAATTGACCAGGCACCGAGCAGCAGCTTTTGTATCTCTCAGTAATGTGGAATATACCCATCAGGTCAGCTTAAAACCACAGGTAAAAGCATCAGCCGAAACAGAAACAGGAAGATTGCCCTGAAGGCCATGggacaccctcagcaagtttcctGGTGCTATGACACCGGGAGAAGTGGCTGATGCACCAGATGGTTGCTCAGCCATAGGGAGGGACCTCTccaggctggagaaaggggctgacAGCTTCTAGTCCAGCAGGCTGGACTCCAAAATGTCTAGAGGTCCCAGCCAACCTCAACAATTCTGTGACTCCATGACCCACAACTGAAATAAGATTACCCACAGCAAAGAGTACACATCTGGAGGGCATTTTCCAGATGAAGGGTAAGACTAGCTGCAAAAAGCAGCCATCAGGGAATTCAGGATGGTGAGCATTTAGGTAACCCTGCTGTAAACCATAATCTTCCTAGTCTTGGACCAGGCTTGCACAGAGTATGCAAAGATTCAAGTCTGCatctatgtatatacatacacaagtATAAGGAGCTGTTAGCTTACTCAAAATGTAAACAAACCACATTAAAGACAGACAAAAGTAACTGAGACCCAAAAATGAAGTCACCTTTATCTGTAATTTAACCAAAATACTCTGGGATTCTACTAAACTGACTTTACCTCACGAGGGCTGAGGGGGAATTAAAGCTAAGCAAACACCGTCCAACCACTGCAGGAAAGAGGAACCAGTTGCAGGCCTAAACTCTCCCCTGCCGACACGCCAGGAGTCAGCGCCTCGTCCAAGGGAGCCAGCCCCACCGCCACTCCACACACCCACCTTGATCTCGTAGTGCCGGTGTCGGTGCCGGCCCAGCTTGGCCAAGATCTCCTCCAGATAGTACTCCTTCACCGGGTACATGAAGCCTGGCACCTTGACCACAGGGCAATCCCCAAAGTAATGTGAGAAGCGCTGATTGTCTCCCGTGGCGCTCATTAAGACCAGGCGCAGGTCAGGGTTGAGCTTCTGGATGCCCTTCAGCAGGATGAGCAGGAAATCAGTGTTGACGTCTCGCTCGTGGACCTCATCGACCACGACGTGGCTGACACCCTCCAGGCTGGGATTCCCCTGCAGCTTCCGCAGCAGGATGCCCACGGTGCAGAAGAGCAGGGCTCCTCCCCTGGCAGGTGGCTTGCTCTCCAGTCGCACCTGGTAGCCCACGTTCTTCCTCATGTTGGGACCCAACTCTTGCGCCACGCGCTGGGCGACCGAGATGGCGCTGATCCTCCTCGGCTGGGTGATCACCACGTTGCAGCGGGCGCCACGGCCCTCCAGGATGTAGTGTTCCAGCAGGAGCTGAGGGATCCTCGTGGTTTTCCCACAGCCTGTGTCTCCCGCTATTACCACTACGGGGTTCTGCTCAATGGCTGATAGGATGGTGTCCTTGTGAGGATCTACGGGGAGCGGGTGGCTCTCCTGCCACGAGGAGCCCCTCCTTTTCCAGAGGGCCAGGAGATTCTGGCTAAGGCGCACTTCCTCCGCCTCCAGCATGGGTATGTACGTCTTCCCCGTGATCGCATCGCTTATCGCACCAGACTCCTTGCTCAGGTTCATCATGTCGTCGGCAATCCGGGGCCTAGATTCCCTGATGTCCACTGGATACTGGAAGAGAAGGTCAGCAGGGACAAAAAGATTAGTACCAGTCCTAACGAGCACCTGGAACAGAGTCAGCCAGACTGGCTTTGCAGTGGCCACGGAGCTTTGCCAGAGTCTCTTCAGATTTTAGGTACCTCAGCCACTTATATTCTGAACTGAGGAGATTTAAAGTGAGAATCGACTTGGGCAGCTCCCTGCATTTTCCTCATCACATCCCTATTTTAAAAGGGGTATTAGCACCGATGCCTGAACCCACAGGCACAAAGCAGTAACTTAAGCTCTCCAAGTCAGTGGCTACACTGCACGCAAGTGATGCAGCGGCCCCTCAAAGACAGCTTTTGGAAACTATCAAgttacaccccccccccttctctccctcaGGAGGCCCAGACACGTAACTCGCACAAAATCTAAGTGTTCGGCTCAGCCAGAAATATTCTATCttggcagaagaaaaaagcagaagtccCACATCCCACAGGAATAACTAAAAGGAGCAACAACAGGTCAGGAATTGTCTAGAACACAAATCAAAGCATTGGCCCAGAGGTTTGCAGGATTTCAAGTTGAGCTACAAATCAGGACTTTTGGACTCAGCTTTACTCAGAGTCGCAAAGCCACCCCTTCCAGGCATGGTGTGGCAGCTCCTGTTTGGGTAAGCACAGGAGGCAGGCCACGTTCCTTCAAGATGCTGCTGTTTTTCTAACTTTTCTAGCCCTTAGTTCAGTCACAGCAGGTCATTCAGAAGCAGCTGCTGTCTTAGGCACAGCCTTGGCTTTCTAGGACACACACTGCTGCTTTGTTGATAGTATCTGTAAGCCCTGGGACCTGCACCCACCACCAATGCACAATACTGCGAGACACTCCCAAGGGAAACGTGCAAGTACCGGCACCGCAGCCTTGTAAAGCCACGAGGCGCAACCAGAGTTTAACAAAACCAGTGCCTGCATGGCGCAGCATTCACAGGCCTACAAAGGAGGCTGCAAGCAAGCCAGAACTGCACTCCCTAACATCCCAAAAGCCAAACAATGCAGACAAATGCCTACAGAGAGGGCCCACTGCCCACAAAGGGTCTTCCCTTCCCCAAAGGTCAGCAGAGACCAATCGGTTTTTTGTGGCAAACTATCAAGCCATGAATTTCCTCAACATTTTGACACAAAGTTTTCAATCCACGTGCAATTCCTGAAAGTAAATGGGATCAGCCCAAAGTCATTCTCAGACAGCTGAGCAAGCCTTACGTGATTCAGATAGTTCTCAATCTTGCGCAGGGTCGCTTCGGGGACTTTAATGTGGCAGGGTTTCCTCTGGTTCTCGCCGAGCTCCCGGAGTGAAGTCATGTTGTACATAGCGTGGCTGAGGGGGTTGTTGTTCTTGTCCACCAAGCCAAGGCTCTGCAAAGGAAGAGGCAAACACCACTGTCAGACACAAGACTGCTGCATAGGAAGTGCTGGTATAGAGAGCACACAGGTCCTACGTGTTCACAGGCTAACTCCCTACCTCTTATCCCAAATCTATCAATTCCTGCTCTTGCCACAGCGAGAAACAAGACACAATCCCATCTCAACTGCAGTGAAACAGGCACACTGGAGCCAACTGGCACCTGCCCCTAATCCAACACACTAACAAACAGCTCAAACAGACCCATGAAAGAAACAGCGGCCACAACTGTATCTGACCAAACCCTCCTGCAAGGGCTGTTAACTCTCTTGCCACAATCCTGGTGTGTTTTGCCAGTTTAGTAAGTCCTACACCATTTCTTGGACTTCCATGATTCTAGAGTCTGCAGCAAAACTGTTGCAGCAATGTGTCTGGGTTAGTCCACTTACAAGAATGAGTCTGTCCTAGTAGACAGCAGCAAGGTGGCCAAGAGAACAAGCCAACACTTCCAGGGTGATCCCTACACATCACTTTTTGCTGAAGGGCTCAGAACAAGCACAACAGCCTTCACAGGTCAGACACTAGATACACAGTAAGTCAGATGCAAGGAGCCTCTATTCTTAGACACATTAGACAGGGAATGTAGGAGCCACGTGGACTTACCTTTAGCTTCTGACAGGCCagggctgctgctttgttttctgccTCCACCTTGCGACGGCCCTTGGCAGCAAAAGTCATTGGACAGGGCCAGCGAAGCGTGAGCTTGCAGATCTTGGTCTTGGTGCCTACCGTACGGAACTGCATGTATTCCTAAGAGACACATAAACCACATCAGACCTGGGGAGGTGTTAAGAGCCTATATAATCAGGCAGTGATTTTCAAACATGCCCCAGTATTTCTAAGCAGAGCTTGATTTGGTTTTTCGgtggggtttatttatttatttatttaacagcaTACTAGAACAGTTTTACTGCACTGAATTCCACTCCCCCAGCTCACAAGGCGCTGGATAAGCAGAAGTAAGAGCAGACAGCTGTGTGGAGAACGTCACTGAGAGCCTGTGGGGTGGAGCACAGCTACTGTTTGTTAAGCACACGAGGTCTGGAAAGGACGTGGGTGACACATACCAAGGAGGAGGATCACCGGATACTGGCAGGAATTGAGTTGTGGAAAGATTCCGTCAGCACAGAAATTACACACTGCTCTGAGTAACTCAAACTTGTGTTCACTGCAGATGTATGGGGAAATGCAGACCTACTACCTTTGAAAATATTCTCCTTCATTCAGACAGCAGCCCCTCTATTGCCCTGGCTCCAAGTAACAACATTCCTCATGCTTCTATTAAGACTTTTCCACAACTCTCACCACAAAGGCTTTTCCTTGCTCTTCAGGCTGATTTTTCGAGGCCTAGTTTTAacttcccttctctccccagtTCTCAGCTGCCCCAAAAAAAAGCATCCAGAGTGATTCCAATTGGAGACTTTGAGCTTTGTGCCTGGCAGGGGTCAAACAGCACCTTACCTTGACTGTGGAGGAAGAGGTTGCAATCTGAATCACTTGGGCCAGGAGATTTTTGGGAAGCGGGAACTGCGTCAGGGCACGGATGGCAGTGTTGTCGTCTGTCATTTCAATGGAACTCCCTCCTCGGCTAGATGGAAGATGAGAACAGTTTCATAGACAAATATCCACTCGGCACACAGACGCACCTCAGGTCTGCTTACGAGGTGTGAAGCCGAGTAATTAAAGGCACAGATAATTCTGATCATCTGAAAAGTCAAGCTGTATCTTGCTACTAAAATCTGTCAGTCATGGAACAATCACCCAGCCCAGTAAAACCACTTACTAAAAGACAATCAAACATTGACAGTAGCTCTGTAAACCAGCAGCATCAACAGATTTTAACAGATTTAATACATAATTCTGAATCCAAAGGATTCATCCCTAAAAACCACCATCAGGTCCTTACAGATCTTACTCCTGttgaccattaaaaaaaaaaaataaaaaatttgtgCTCGTAAAATAGGAAGTCAGGCAAGCAACTATGGTGGTGAGAAGGAGCAGATTTAATATTGACCTCAAAACCAGGGTGGTCAAAAAAGTCGAAGTGCACAGGCAGAATTTCTGGGAACAGAAACCTCTTTAGGCAGAGAAGAATAAGCAGGCAACAGCCTATCCAAAGGGCAAGATTCCAGAGAAGATGCCTATTGCATTCACTTGGGATGACAGCCAGGTACAAGAGCAGGCTGTCCCACTACTGCTTGCACAGAGAACAGTACAGCAGTTGGTGTCTGGCCCATCTACAGGCCACACCAGCAATGGGGGAAGCTGTAGCTCAGCTGTGAGGAGCTGAAGGTGTACACATCAGcgacaaagaaaaatctctcctCTTTACTGTCCTGGATCAGTGGCTACCAGGGCAGGCATACCTTGCATCTCTGCCTGGGGTTCGGGCATCCTGATGCGCCATAGGTAGATAATCAGAAACATCAATTGCTTCTTCTTCCAGCTCTCCTTCCTCCAGTTCCCCTTCCTCTAGCTCCCCTTCCTCCAGCTCTTCTCTCCTCATGGCTTTAGGCATCCTGCCCTGTTCCATGGGCTGGATGGAATCGTCCGGCTCCATCCGTCGCCAGCAGGTTGACAAGTCGGCGAGAGAAGGTCCGGACTTGGAGCGCCACTTGCCGTCCGAGCACCACCTCTCATCGGGGCAGCCAAGCTGGTCGGCGAGAAGACGGTACTTTGCAGCATCAAAGAGCTCATTTCTGGGCCCCAGCAAACCCCAGCcctacaaaagaaaaatgcactgtCAGCTGCAGGGAAGAGACAGATACAGGTAACTCTGCAGGAAACCAAAACACATCTGGTAAAGGAGAGAAATGCAGAAGCAATTTCTTCATATcccacagaaaatgaaacaaagaaaagggacTTCCAGAACTTAAAAGCTTTCCTCCTGCCATTAGCTCTTAAGAAAGACAATCTGTTCACTAGCCTCGCTCCCCAGAGCACAACTGCTTAGCATCATACAGCTTGTTGGAAAGGGTGGGCCAAGATCTACCGGTATTTTACAAACTATTAATTATATTTAGCATTCTGAAGTTTTGAAACCCACCTCTGAGCATGAAATACATCTTTATGGAAAGGCTATTCTAAACAATTATAACCTGGGATAAGATGAGATGAAAATTCAGGGAATGGCTcaccttctttcttttcacagGAACAGTTATTTGTATAAGGAGTAGTAAGACCTCCTAACCCAGCAGATTTTAGAACAGAAAAATTCCTCATTACTGCTAGTCTACCACCTACACTTAGCTCCAGCCATATCTAGAGTGGAACACACACCATGTCTTACCAGACTGCTGCAGTAAATTAGAAGCTACATCTTTAGGCCTCTCAGTGGGCCCCTATTAGACCAGGCTGCATTATTCGGTGCTGTAGGAGTGCCTAAGACAGCAAGAACTCACTTTGCTGGCTGCTGTACTCAAAGTCACTATATTCAGACAGTCTCTGCACCAATTAGACACTACTACTTTTCTTGAACTGTTGACTATTTATTTAAAGCAACATTGTAGCTCCATCTATAACTACGATTGCGCAAGGGCTCCCATCATGAAGGCCTTCTGTTGGGTTATAGGTTTAGCTGGCAAAGCATCAGAGTTCAGAACTTTGCAATGCTGAATCTATGGTttcaggggtttggggggatttttagTTCTatactgaaaatacagtttaGTCATTTccaaaaatttgaagaaaaatacaagtacaggcaggattttttttcctttgaaagcttCCAGGCTCTCAAAGAAAGCAGGAAACAATGCTTCTTGCATTTTGGCTAGTGAGGATAAAACAA is a window of Athene noctua chromosome 2, bAthNoc1.hap1.1, whole genome shotgun sequence DNA encoding:
- the DHX30 gene encoding ATP-dependent RNA helicase DHX30 isoform X2 produces the protein MEMFSLNSLKDSRDLLKEFPQPKNLLNSVIGRALGISHARDKLVYIHTNGPRKKKVTLHIKWPKNVEVEGYGTKKIDAERQAAAAACQLFKGWGLLGPRNELFDAAKYRLLADQLGCPDERWCSDGKWRSKSGPSLADLSTCWRRMEPDDSIQPMEQGRMPKAMRREELEEGELEEGELEEGELEEEAIDVSDYLPMAHQDARTPGRDASRGGSSIEMTDDNTAIRALTQFPLPKNLLAQVIQIATSSSTVKEYMQFRTVGTKTKICKLTLRWPCPMTFAAKGRRKVEAENKAAALACQKLKSLGLVDKNNNPLSHAMYNMTSLRELGENQRKPCHIKVPEATLRKIENYLNHYPVDIRESRPRIADDMMNLSKESGAISDAITGKTYIPMLEAEEVRLSQNLLALWKRRGSSWQESHPLPVDPHKDTILSAIEQNPVVVIAGDTGCGKTTRIPQLLLEHYILEGRGARCNVVITQPRRISAISVAQRVAQELGPNMRKNVGYQVRLESKPPARGGALLFCTVGILLRKLQGNPSLEGVSHVVVDEVHERDVNTDFLLILLKGIQKLNPDLRLVLMSATGDNQRFSHYFGDCPVVKVPGFMYPVKEYYLEEILAKLGRHRHRHYEIKQSDDECVLDLDLITDLVLQIDAHGEPGGILCFLPGWQEIKGVQQRLLEMLGSQNSRYLVLPVHSNIPMMDQQNIFQRPPPGVRKIVLATNIAETSITINDIVHVVDSGTHKEERYDLKTKVSCLETVWVSKSNVVQRRGRAGRCQSGFAYHLFPRSRLDKMPTYQVPEILRTPLENLVVQAKIHMPEKTAVEFLSKALDSPDIKAVDEAVILLQEIGVLDQREALTTLGKRLAQISTDPRLAKAIVLASIYRCLHPLLVIVSCLTRDPFSSSLQNRAEVDKAKAVLSRESGSDHLAFVRAVAGWEEVLRRRDSRARDNYLQDYYLYGPSLRFINGLVKQFSENLYEAFLVSSPTDCTMPSSVCNQYSEEEELVKGVLMAGLYPNLIQVRQGKVTRQGKFKPNSYAYRTKAGTVLLHKSTINREASKLYSRWLTYFMAVKSNGGVFVRDSSQVHPLAVLLMTDTDIHVRDDGWRATVSLTDSDLLVLEGDSYTIRLLRDFRVSLSKMVETCLCYEMAAIPGDLHHQHSQLLDILVDLLKGPPGSFGA
- the DHX30 gene encoding ATP-dependent RNA helicase DHX30 isoform X3, producing the protein MRGKGEEPASCGGVCTHGCTAAAAADSRDLLKEFPQPKNLLNSVIGRALGISHARDKLVYIHTNGPRKKKVTLHIKWPKNVEVEGYGTKKIDAERQAAAAACQLFKGWGLLGPRNELFDAAKYRLLADQLGCPDERWCSDGKWRSKSGPSLADLSTCWRRMEPDDSIQPMEQGRMPKAMRREELEEGELEEGELEEGELEEEAIDVSDYLPMAHQDARTPGRDASRGGSSIEMTDDNTAIRALTQFPLPKNLLAQVIQIATSSSTVKEYMQFRTVGTKTKICKLTLRWPCPMTFAAKGRRKVEAENKAAALACQKLKSLGLVDKNNNPLSHAMYNMTSLRELGENQRKPCHIKVPEATLRKIENYLNHYPVDIRESRPRIADDMMNLSKESGAISDAITGKTYIPMLEAEEVRLSQNLLALWKRRGSSWQESHPLPVDPHKDTILSAIEQNPVVVIAGDTGCGKTTRIPQLLLEHYILEGRGARCNVVITQPRRISAISVAQRVAQELGPNMRKNVGYQVRLESKPPARGGALLFCTVGILLRKLQGNPSLEGVSHVVVDEVHERDVNTDFLLILLKGIQKLNPDLRLVLMSATGDNQRFSHYFGDCPVVKVPGFMYPVKEYYLEEILAKLGRHRHRHYEIKQSDDECVLDLDLITDLVLQIDAHGEPGGILCFLPGWQEIKGVQQRLLEMLGSQNSRYLVLPVHSNIPMMDQQNIFQRPPPGVRKIVLATNIAETSITINDIVHVVDSGTHKEERYDLKTKVSCLETVWVSKSNVVQRRGRAGRCQSGFAYHLFPRSRLDKMPTYQVPEILRTPLENLVVQAKIHMPEKTAVEFLSKALDSPDIKAVDEAVILLQEIGVLDQREALTTLGKRLAQISTDPRLAKAIVLASIYRCLHPLLVIVSCLTRDPFSSSLQNRAEVDKAKAVLSRESGSDHLAFVRAVAGWEEVLRRRDSRARDNYLQDYYLYGPSLRFINGLVKQFSENLYEAFLVSSPTDCTMPSSVCNQYSEEEELVKGVLMAGLYPNLIQVRQGKVTRQGKFKPNSYAYRTKAGTVLLHKSTINREASKLYSRWLTYFMAVKSNGGVFVRDSSQVHPLAVLLMTDTDIHVRDDGWRATVSLTDSDLLVLEGDSYTIRLLRDFRVSLSKMVETCLCYEMAAIPGDLHHQHSQLLDILVDLLKGPPGSFGA